The following coding sequences lie in one Paenibacillus durus ATCC 35681 genomic window:
- a CDS encoding glycosyltransferase family 2 protein, with protein sequence MTDSKRLSVVIITQNEEEKIEQAILSCRPFADDIVVVDGGSTDGTVLIAKRLGCTVYHNPWPGYAKQRIFGADHAPSNWIFFIDSDEEVSEELQKSLIGWKKEPENEVKAYTVYRIGDFLGRWMPKGEHLVRLYKKDEVRMKDVLVHEGPDVDPAAVPCLDGTLWHHGYRSIQDHVQRFNKYTDLEARKDYDQGKTFSLIRLLFRPPAKLVYTLFVRKMITKGIAGFSVAFFWMYYEFLKEIKLYELYGREKKREKPVYVIESEKRPV encoded by the coding sequence TTGACTGACAGCAAACGATTGTCCGTTGTGATTATCACACAGAACGAGGAAGAGAAGATTGAGCAGGCCATTCTCTCCTGCCGTCCCTTTGCGGACGATATCGTCGTCGTCGATGGAGGCAGCACCGACGGAACGGTTCTCATTGCGAAGCGGCTCGGCTGTACCGTCTACCATAATCCCTGGCCGGGATATGCCAAACAGCGCATATTCGGGGCAGATCATGCGCCCAGCAACTGGATCTTTTTTATCGACTCGGATGAGGAGGTAAGCGAAGAGCTCCAGAAGTCGCTAATAGGCTGGAAAAAGGAGCCGGAGAATGAGGTAAAGGCTTATACAGTTTACCGGATCGGCGATTTTCTCGGCAGATGGATGCCAAAGGGCGAGCATCTCGTGAGACTATACAAAAAAGACGAAGTGCGGATGAAGGACGTCCTCGTGCACGAAGGCCCGGATGTCGATCCCGCCGCAGTCCCTTGTTTGGATGGAACACTCTGGCATCACGGCTACCGCAGCATTCAGGACCATGTACAGCGCTTCAACAAGTACACCGATCTCGAAGCCCGAAAGGATTATGACCAGGGAAAAACCTTCAGTCTGATAAGGCTTCTGTTCAGGCCCCCCGCCAAGCTGGTCTACACCCTGTTCGTCCGCAAAATGATTACGAAAGGGATTGCCGGCTTCAGCGTCGCCTTTTTCTGGATGTATTATGAGTTTCTCAAGGAAATCAAGCTTTATGAACTTTACGGCCGGGAAAAAAAACGCGAGAAGCCGGTCTATGTCATCGAAAGCGAGAAACGCCCAGTTTAA
- a CDS encoding ABC transporter ATP-binding protein, whose amino-acid sequence MSRYPLISTDAITEASPEESARQPIISIRQLGKSFVSGSGKGAVRYQVLKDVDLNIQRGEFFILLGPSGCGKSTLLNLIAGFEKQTEGELLVDGKTIDRPGKERAMVFQHPDASLFPWLNVRENIEFGLRMQGVSRGERKAVSDRYIELAGLTGHERKFPRELSGGMKQRVQIARVLANDPELLLMDEPLGALDAFTRRVMQDELVRIWTETKKTVIFVTHDIQEAVLLGGRIGIMSIGPDSRVFEIMDNRLEYPRDITSREFNLMQKKLQSIFQDDLYFHL is encoded by the coding sequence ATGTCCCGCTATCCATTGATCTCCACGGACGCGATAACCGAGGCTTCCCCAGAGGAGAGTGCCCGGCAGCCGATCATTTCGATCCGGCAGCTTGGCAAATCTTTTGTATCCGGCAGCGGCAAGGGGGCGGTTCGCTATCAGGTGCTGAAAGATGTCGATCTGAATATCCAGAGGGGGGAGTTTTTTATCCTACTGGGTCCCAGCGGCTGCGGCAAGTCAACATTGCTTAACCTGATCGCCGGTTTTGAGAAGCAGACCGAAGGCGAATTGCTCGTGGACGGAAAGACCATTGACCGGCCCGGTAAGGAGCGGGCTATGGTCTTTCAGCATCCGGATGCTTCCCTGTTCCCTTGGCTGAATGTCCGGGAGAACATCGAATTCGGCCTGCGCATGCAGGGGGTGAGCCGCGGAGAACGCAAGGCCGTCTCCGACCGGTATATCGAACTGGCTGGACTAACGGGACATGAGCGCAAATTTCCTCGTGAGCTGTCGGGCGGCATGAAGCAGCGGGTTCAGATCGCGAGGGTGCTCGCGAATGACCCGGAGCTTTTGCTGATGGATGAACCTCTGGGGGCTTTGGATGCATTCACCCGCAGGGTTATGCAGGATGAGCTGGTGCGGATATGGACGGAGACCAAGAAGACGGTCATATTCGTAACGCATGATATTCAGGAGGCGGTGCTGCTCGGGGGCCGAATCGGCATTATGTCCATAGGTCCGGACTCGCGCGTGTTCGAAATTATGGATAACCGTCTTGAGTATCCCCGTGACATAACCTCGCGGGAATTCAATTTGATGCAGAAAAAGCTGCAAAGTATCTTCCAGGACGATCTGTATTTTCATTTATAA
- a CDS encoding ABC transporter permease encodes MRYVRKGLKAGLISWLLFLVVWQLVAMNSNPDYFPTPIQTLQGAVELLNDNSLISYVLISFKRVVLGWLLGSLLGIPAGLLIGRFRWLRELVEPYLNFFRFIPALAFITLFILWFGIGEQSKIILIMYATLFIVVLNTAAGVVNVEDDKIRSARSLGASERQILIHVIIPAVVPAFFNGVRLAMGNSFMAIVGAEMIAANEGVGYLIWTSRLYSKTDWIFVGLLLLGLMGFAGDQLLRWMGKTTLGRYGIAKETRFGK; translated from the coding sequence ATGCGTTATGTTCGGAAAGGATTGAAGGCGGGCCTTATTTCCTGGCTGCTATTCCTGGTCGTGTGGCAGCTGGTTGCCATGAACTCGAATCCGGACTATTTTCCGACTCCGATCCAGACTTTGCAGGGGGCGGTCGAACTCCTCAACGACAATTCACTGATCTCTTACGTCTTAATCAGCTTTAAGCGGGTGGTGCTCGGATGGCTGCTGGGGAGTCTGCTGGGCATCCCGGCGGGCCTCTTGATTGGCAGGTTCAGGTGGCTGCGGGAACTGGTCGAGCCTTATCTGAACTTCTTCCGGTTCATTCCGGCGCTCGCCTTTATTACCCTGTTTATTCTGTGGTTTGGAATTGGAGAGCAGTCGAAGATCATTCTTATCATGTATGCGACGCTGTTCATTGTCGTGTTGAATACGGCGGCGGGCGTAGTGAATGTGGAGGATGACAAAATCCGGTCGGCACGGTCGCTGGGCGCCTCGGAGCGGCAGATTTTGATCCATGTCATTATTCCTGCTGTCGTTCCCGCCTTTTTCAACGGGGTCCGGCTGGCTATGGGGAATTCATTCATGGCCATTGTTGGGGCGGAGATGATAGCTGCCAATGAGGGAGTCGGTTATCTGATCTGGACCTCGCGGCTGTACTCCAAGACGGACTGGATTTTCGTCGGACTTCTGCTGCTGGGATTAATGGGCTTTGCCGGGGACCAACTGCTGCGCTGGATGGGGAAGACGACGCTGGGGCGCTATGGAATTGCCAAAGAAACAAGGTTTGGAAAGTAA